In Anaerolineae bacterium, a single genomic region encodes these proteins:
- a CDS encoding FadR family transcriptional regulator has translation MLPQDLASDLLVYMVQRRLKPGDQLPPLTDLSQELGISVNKLREQLEVARALGLVDVRPRAGIRIRVFNFAPAVRLSLLYALAQDRSAFQPFADLRVAVEVGFWREAVSRLLPEDHEKLTALVRRARAMLEETPARIPHGEHREFHLTIFSRLENPFVTGMLESFWEAYEAVEFNTYVNYRYLREVWQYHERIAAAICAGDIDGSLNAFVEHTRLLRYRNTPGSEHAAAVEVHALAQHTYASSTNDTGDLSEQVGSILE, from the coding sequence GCCTCTGATCTGCTGGTCTACATGGTTCAGCGGCGACTCAAGCCCGGCGACCAACTCCCCCCATTGACTGACCTCAGCCAGGAACTGGGTATCAGCGTCAACAAGCTGCGCGAACAGCTTGAGGTCGCCCGTGCGCTGGGCCTGGTCGACGTGCGTCCTCGTGCCGGTATCCGCATCCGGGTGTTCAACTTCGCGCCGGCGGTGCGCCTGAGCCTGCTCTATGCGCTGGCCCAGGATCGTAGCGCGTTTCAACCGTTTGCTGATCTGCGCGTCGCCGTCGAAGTTGGCTTCTGGCGGGAGGCGGTTTCGCGCCTGCTGCCGGAAGATCACGAGAAGTTGACGGCGCTGGTCAGGCGGGCGCGGGCCATGCTGGAGGAGACACCGGCGCGCATACCGCACGGAGAACACCGCGAGTTTCACCTGACCATTTTCTCCCGGCTGGAAAACCCGTTTGTCACCGGGATGCTGGAATCCTTCTGGGAAGCTTATGAAGCTGTGGAGTTCAACACGTACGTTAATTACCGCTATTTGCGCGAGGTCTGGCAGTACCACGAACGCATCGCTGCCGCGATTTGCGCTGGAGATATCGATGGCAGCCTGAACGCTTTTGTTGAACATACCCGGCTGCTGCGTTACCGGAACACTCCTGGTAGCGAACATGCGGCGGCAGTGGAGGTGCATGCGCTGGCCCAGCACACTTATGCCTCCTCGACGAACGACACGGGCGATCTTTCTGAAC